The following coding sequences lie in one Fusarium poae strain DAOMC 252244 chromosome 1, whole genome shotgun sequence genomic window:
- a CDS encoding hypothetical protein (SECRETED:SignalP(1-18)): MASVRSLGILALTLGATALPFNTFDGPGFPACQDVAAVHDASSVKDIQNIVQNAIEAGQRVRASGKAHMWYDTMCSDDPNTVIVRTEQVNNIYDLDMEAGTVMIEAGVTFLQLAEYLHERGASAGYTLVNWNITLAGCVAMGAHRSSIREDSMVAAGVLSMDIIDGTGKLHHLERDDSDDLDESDVLNGDIYGMIAPYATANLWWWPHKKKFHWRYYDVIPTNQSDQEGFQNTFSITKIEADAISALWNTGKGVSLSNLLAEEILFGQWENPNFREKTTNEPIKNWPVYGWNYDVLIGGLYPDQRPVWDYGIHGYTLELAFPVTQANTMLKRVRQLFDNEAKKLKFMASTYRSGINIKFGRPYFDLLGQVTYGTSDGADWEKGVIMLDFPSYKPSIGDGLRYNEPFYHKLAETLIDEFACRPHWTKNTREVFERSAKNLDPDHISRFKAVREKFDPEGIFRSVVGEAIGVY; the protein is encoded by the exons ATGGCCTCTGTTCGATCTTTGGGCATATTGGCTTTGACCCTTGGTGCCACAGCCCTCCCTTTCAATACCTTTGACGGTCCCGGATTCCCTGCCTGTCAGGATGTTGCCGCAGTCCACGATGCTTCAAGCGTCAAGGATATTCAAAATATCGTTCAAAATGCCATCGAAGCAGGCCAGAGGGTTAGAGCGTCCGGAAAAGCCCACATGTGGTATGACACGATGTGCTCTGATGATCCCAATACGGTCATTGTTCGTACAGAGCAGGTGAACAACATATACGATCTTGATATGGAGGCCGGCACCGTCATGATCGAGGCTGGTGTAACATTCTTACAGCTCGCTGAATACCTGCACGAGCGTGGAGCTTCTGCAGGATACACCCTTGTCAATTGGAATATCACTTTGGCTGGCTGTGTCGCAATGGGTGCCCATCGATCATCTATCCGCGAGGACTCCATGGTCGCAGCTGGCGTATTGTCTATGGATATCATTGACGGCACTGGTAAGCTACATCATCTGGAGCGTGATGACAGCGATGA CTTGGACGAGAGCGATGTGCTAAACGGCGACATCTATGGTATGATAGCTCCATATGCCACTGCTAACCTTTGG TGGTGGCCGCACAAGAAGAAATTCCACTGGCGATACTACGACGTCATTCCAACAAACCAAAGCGACCAAGAGGGCTTCCAAAACACATTCTCGATTACCAAAATCGAAGCCGATGCTATTTCAGCTCTTTGGAATACTGGAAAAGGAGTTTCTCTGTCCAATCTTCTTGCTGAAGAGATTCTGTTTGGGCAGTGGGAGAATCCCAACTTTAGAGAAAAGACAACCAACGAGCCTATCAAAAACTGGCCTGTTTACGGATGGAATTACGATGTGCTTATAGGTGGTTTGTATCCCGACCAGCGTCCGGTGTGGGACTATGGCATCCACGGCTACACTTTGGAGCTCGCATTTCCCGTCACCCAAGCCAATACAATGCTTAAAAGGGTGCGCCAGCTCTTCGACAATGAGGCCAAGAAACTCAAATTTATGGCGTCTACGTATAGGAGTGgcatcaacatcaagttTGGGAGACCGTATTTTGACCTGCTCGGTCAGGTGACTTATGGCACATCTGATGGCGCTGACTGGGAGAAAGGTGTCATCATGTTGGACTTCCCATCTTACAAACCGAGTATCGGTGATGGGCTCCGATACAACGAACCATTTT ACCACAAACTCGCAGAAACGTTGATTGATGAATTTGCCTGTCGCCCTCACTGGACCAAGAATACACGAGAGGTATTCGAACGTTCGGCCAAGAACTTGGACCCTGAT CACATTTCTCGATTCAAAGCAGTCAGGGAAAAGTTTGATCCGGAAGGTATTTTCCGCAGTGTCGTGGGCGAAGCCATTGGTGTTTATTAA